In Musa acuminata AAA Group cultivar baxijiao chromosome BXJ2-10, Cavendish_Baxijiao_AAA, whole genome shotgun sequence, a genomic segment contains:
- the LOC103969157 gene encoding purine permease 3: MEVEGQNSNHQNQDAAPQMSKGLRRALIVLNCVLMALGNTGSPLLLRLYFRSGGKRQWLSSWLETAGWPFIFVPLLITYLHRRRRCQLRPGHYHPTKLFFITPRLFLACAFIGLITGFDDFLYAYGLSFLPVSTSSLLVSTQLAFTAFFAFLIVKQKFTPYSINSVALLTVGAVVLGLHVSSDRPDNVTRGEYHLGFILTLGAAALYGLILPLVELMYSKSKQAITYTLVMEMQLVMGFFATAFCTVGMLVNKDFQAIPREARHFELGEFRYYVVLVWNAVFWQFFFLGTVGIIFCVNTLLAGILIALFIPVTEVLGVVFFKENFSSEKGVALVLSLWGLASYSYGEYRQEKDKKDKAAPSNQVA; the protein is encoded by the exons ATGGAGGTGGAAGGCCAAAACTCCAATCACCAGAACCAGGATGCCGCTCCCCAGATGAGCAAAGGCCTGAGGAGGGCCCTCATCGTCCTCAACTGCGTCCTCATGGCGCTCGGAAACACCGGCAGCccgctcctcctccgcctctacTTCCGTAGCGGCGGAAAGCGTCAGTGGCTCTCGAGCTGGCTCGAGACCGCTGGATGGCCCTTCATCTTCGTCCCCCTCCTCATCACCTACCTCCACCGTCGCCGCCGCTGCCAACTCCGCCCCGGCCACTACCACCCCACCAAGCTCTTCTTCATCACCCCGCGACTCTTCCTCGCTTGCGCCTTCATCGGCCTCATCACCGGCTTCGACGACTTCCTCTACGCCTACGGGCTGTCTTTCCTCCCCGTCTCCACCTCGTCTCTCCTCGTATCCACCCAGCTGGCCTTCACGGCCTTCTTCGCCTTCCTCATAGTGAAGCAGAAGTTCACCCCGTACTCGATCAACTCGGTGGCGTTGCTGACGGTCGGGGCAGTGGTCCTAGGACTCCACGTGAGCTCCGACCGGCCCGACAACGTGACGAGGGGCGAGTACCACTTGGGGTTCATCCTGACGCTGGGGGCAGCAGCTCTGTATGGGCTGATCCTGCCGCTGGTGGAGCTGATGTACTCCAAATCGAAGCAGGCGATCACCTACACCCTGGTGATGGAGATGCAGTTGGTGATGGGGTTCTTCGCGACCGCTTTCTGCACCGTGGGGATGCTGGTGAACAAGGACTTCCAG GCGATTCCACGTGAGGCAAGGCACTTCGAGCTGGGGGAGTTTAGATACTACGTGGTACTTGTTTGGAACGCCGTCTTCTGGCAATTCTTCTTCCTGGGCACAGTGGGCATCATCTTCTGCGTCAACACGCTGCTCGCCGGCATCCTCATCGCCTTGTTCATCCCGGTGACCGAGGTGTTGGGTGTCGTTTTCTTCAAGGAAAACTTCAGCAGCGAGAAGGGCGTCGCTCTCGTCCTCTCACTCTGGGGATTGGCCTCCTACTCCTACGGAGAGTACAGGCAAGAAAAGGATAAGAAAGACAAAGCAGCTCCCAGTAATCAGGTTGCTTGA